A single Ketogulonicigenium vulgare WSH-001 DNA region contains:
- the tsaD gene encoding tRNA (adenosine(37)-N6)-threonylcarbamoyltransferase complex transferase subunit TsaD, with protein sequence MTTALTILGIESSCDDTAAAVLRINGSDAEILSSVVAGQTELHADFGGVVPEIAARAHAERVDICVEDALQRSGLPLDQIDAIAVTAGPGLIGGVLAGVMCAKGLALATGKPLIGINHLAGHALTPRLTDGLDFPYLLLLVSGGHCQFLLVEGPDNFRRLGGTIDDAPGEAFDKTAKLLGLPQPGGPAVEREATKGDPRRFPLPRPLLDRPGCDMSFSGLKTALLRARDAVVEEKGGITVQDRADLCAAFQLAVVDILHEKSRRALIEYLALAPSAPAFAVAGGVAANGPIRTALTQLAAQMGANFVAPPLALCTDNAAMIAFAGYEALQNGQISGLDLSARPRWPLDTSAAPLLGAGKKGAKA encoded by the coding sequence ATGACGACCGCACTCACCATCCTTGGCATTGAATCCAGTTGCGATGATACCGCAGCCGCCGTGCTGCGCATCAACGGATCAGATGCCGAGATCCTGTCCTCGGTCGTCGCGGGCCAGACCGAATTGCATGCCGATTTTGGCGGCGTCGTCCCCGAGATTGCCGCCCGCGCCCATGCCGAACGTGTCGACATCTGTGTCGAGGACGCGCTGCAAAGGTCCGGCCTGCCGCTGGATCAGATCGATGCCATCGCCGTCACCGCCGGCCCCGGCCTGATCGGCGGGGTTCTGGCAGGCGTCATGTGCGCCAAGGGGCTGGCACTGGCGACCGGCAAGCCATTGATCGGGATCAATCATTTGGCTGGCCACGCGCTGACACCGCGCCTGACGGATGGGTTGGACTTTCCCTATCTGTTGCTGCTGGTTTCGGGCGGACACTGCCAGTTTCTGCTGGTTGAGGGGCCGGACAACTTCCGCCGTCTTGGCGGCACGATTGACGATGCCCCGGGCGAAGCCTTTGACAAAACCGCGAAACTTCTGGGCCTGCCGCAACCCGGCGGCCCCGCGGTCGAGCGTGAGGCCACAAAAGGCGATCCTCGCCGCTTTCCCCTGCCCCGTCCGCTGCTGGATCGGCCCGGTTGCGATATGTCATTTTCTGGCCTGAAAACAGCTCTGCTGCGCGCCCGTGATGCGGTAGTGGAGGAAAAAGGCGGCATCACGGTGCAGGATCGCGCCGATCTTTGCGCCGCCTTTCAACTGGCGGTGGTCGATATCTTGCACGAGAAATCCCGACGCGCGCTGATTGAATACCTCGCGCTGGCGCCCAGCGCGCCCGCCTTTGCTGTCGCGGGCGGCGTGGCTGCAAACGGCCCGATCCGCACGGCACTGACGCAGCTTGCAGCGCAGATGGGTGCGAATTTTGTCGCGCCGCCGCTGGCGCTGTGCACCGATAACGCCGCCATGATCGCTTTTGCGGGCTATGAGGCCCTGCAAAACGGCCAGATCAGCGGCCTTGACCTGTCGGCCCGCCCGCGCTGGCCCCTCGATACATCCGCCGCGCCCCTCCTCGGCGCTGGCAAAAAAGGAGCGAAAGCATGA